GAATCCGCTCCGCAGACATGGTAGCCCTCGGGACATTCTATTCCACTATCAGGCGGAGTGGGGCTGTTGCAGCTGGAAAAGAGGCCAAGAGCGCAGGTATACAGAAAGAGAGCTAGGGGAATGAATAATGTGCGCAAAGGATATATTCGCTGAGTTATCATAGTAAATATAGATATCTATTTTACCCCACGAAAATCCCCATTAATGTTTTGTAATTTATATATAGTCAATAGGAAATTCAAGACAAATAAGGAAGTAAGGCCGATGCCACGGTGGTCGGTGCTGGCGGATCACTCACCCCTAAATCCCCTCTCTCCCGAGAGAGGGGATGGACTTGCTACATTTTTGTGGACACAGTAAGAAGTCATAGATTACCATTAGGAACGGAGGTATCTATGATGGAGGAGAAGCCACCGCCGCTGGCAGGGCAAAGGCAGACCCGTCGGCAGTTCACCCGGGAGTTCAAGGTGGAGGCCGTGGAGTTAGTGTTGCGAGGAGACAAGACGGCAGTGGAGTTGGCCTGGGTTCTGAGGCACAGAATGACAGCCTCTGAGAAGATCCTTTGGAGTGTATTGCGCAGACGTTAACTGGGGGGATTGAAGTTTCTCAGGCAGCATCCCATCGGTTCGAGCGTAGTGGATTTTTATTGTCACGAGAAGCGATTAGCCATTGAAATTGATGGAGGGATTCATCGTAGTATGGATATCAAGAAACGCGATCAATATCGGCAGAAATTAATTGAAGGCTACGGCATACGATTTTTCCGCTGCCAGGCAGATGAAGTTGAAAGCGACCTTGCCAAGGTCATTGAACGATTGAAGCATTATATTGAAGAACTCGATAGTACAGATGAATAACAGATCACCATGTGACTCATGCTCTTTTCGAAAGGGAGGGACTCGACGTAGCCGGCCTCCTAGTGGCCGGAACGGCCAGAGGGACAA
This genomic stretch from Candidatus Neomarinimicrobiota bacterium harbors:
- a CDS encoding endonuclease domain-containing protein — translated: MKFLRQHPIGSSVVDFYCHEKRLAIEIDGGIHRSMDIKKRDQYRQKLIEGYGIRFFRCQADEVESDLAKVIERLKHYIEELDSTDE